The region CGCTGGGAGTCCAGGCGTTCCGTGAACAGCTGGCACTGTCGGTGCTGACCCAGGACGGGCCGCTGCGCTGCACCGCTGCGGGTGCCATGCTGGACGGCCTGACCGAGGCAGAGGGTAAGTCACGTACTTCCGGGATCGTCGACCTCGCCCGGATCACGGCGGATGCCGTGCCCAACGCCTCTGTCGTGTTCCTTGTAACGGGCACCGAACCCAACGGCGCCGCGCTGCGGTCCGCCTCGATGAAGGTGCCGCCGGGCATCCGCTGTATTGCGCTGCGTTGCGGAACGGGCCTGGAACCCGCTTTGGCCGCCATAGGCGATCTTGCGGTCCTGGACATCGGGGACCTGGAGTCCCTCCCCGGCGTGCTGCGGAAGGCTGTCGCGTGAGCACGAACGTAACCGGCCCGAAGGCGGCAGCCCTGCTGCCCCGGCTGGCTGACTGGGCGCTGCTCACGGCAGTGCTGACCCTCGGGATCCTGGGATTCGGACCCACCTTCGGCTGGTACATGCGGTTCCTGGTAGCCGGAATCGGCGGCATCCTGCTGGGCCTGGGCCTGGCCGAAGCATCCGCCAGGCTGCGCTGGGGATTCTGGGCCACCGCAGGCGCTGCGGCCGGCACCTACGTACTGCTGGGCAGCGCCTTCGCGGCACCGCTCGAAGCCATCGCCGGCATCATTCCCTCGTTCGCTTCCGTCCGGGTTCTGGTCCTGGGCATCGTTTTCGCGTGGAAGGACCTGCTGACCATCGCGCCGCCGGTGGGCCTCGCGGCAGGCATGCTGGTGGTGCCGTTCCTGCTTGGCCTGATCGGCGGACTGGTGGCCGGGCTCCTCGCCTGGCGTGCCCGCCGGCCCTATTGGGTGTTGGCTCCTGTCCTGGCCGTGTTCGTTGCAGGCATAGCCCTCGGCACGGACGAGGCGCCCCTGCCCGGTATCCGCGGGGCCGTGCTGATTGCCCTGACGATGCCTTGGCTCGCTTACCGGCGGGAGCTGGGCCGGTCCACGGTTGAAACCATTACCCTGGAGGGCACCGGCCCGGCTGCCGCGGCGTCCGCGGGGGAGGCTACCCGGCGAAACCTCCGCAGTGCGTCCGGGCAACCGTCCGCTGCGGCCCGTGCCGCCCGCGCGCGGCGGCTCGGTTTCGGAGCGGCTGTGCTTGCCGCAGCGCTGGCTGCGTCCCTTGGAACGGCTCCGCTGCTGGACCAGGGCACCGACCGCCGGGTGCTGCGCGACGTCGTCGAACCACCCGTGGACCTCTTCGACTATCCCAGCCCGCTTACGGATTTCCGGCGGTATGTGAAGGACGAATCGGACACCACCCTCTTTACGGTGGAAGGACTGCCCGAGGGCCAGCGCATCCGCCTGGCCGCCCTGGACGCCTACGACGGCGTGGTCTACACCGTGGACCCGGGCAGCAACGGGAACTTCACCCGCGTGGGCGACGCACGCTCGGACCTGGCCCAGACGGCCGACGAGGACGGAACCAAGGCGAACCTGAAGTTCACCGTTGGCGAGTACAGCGGCGCCTGGGTTCCGGCAGGCGGGCAGGCCACGGGCTTCAAGGTATCGGGTGATCGGGCCGCGGACCTTGCCGCCGGCCTCTACTACAGCGAAGCCTCCGGTACGGCGTTGACGGTGGCGCAGCTGCAGCCCGGGGACACTTATGAGGCCAGTGTCCTTTTCCCCGAAGAGCCCGACGACGCCCAGTTGGCCAAATACCGCTTCTCCTCCACCCAGCTTCCCCGGGTCTACAACGATCCGCCGATCCTGGGCTCGAAGGCGGCGGATTACGTGGGGGATGAGTCCCGCCCGGTCCAGCGCGTGCGCCGCCTGCAGCAGATCCTCGCCTCGGAGGGTTTCTTCAGCAACGGCAAGGAGGGGGAGACCCCCTCGCTGCCCGGCCACGGAGCCGCGCGGATGCTGCGGCTGATGGACGCGGACCAAATGGTCGGCGACGACGAGCAGTATGCCGTCGCCATGGCGTTGATGGCACGCAAGCTGGGCATCCCGGCTCGCGTGGTCATGGGCTTCTATCCGGATTGGGACGAAGTGAAGGATCCGTCGGCGCCGCTGGAAATCACCGGCGACGACGTCCACGCCTGGGTGGAGGTGGAGTTCGAACACGTGGGCTGGGTTCCGTTCTTCCCCACCCCGGATGAGGACAACGAACCGGTGCCGCCGCAGCAGCAGCCGAAGTCCACGCCGAAACCCCAGGTCCTGCAGCCGCCGCCTCCGCCGCAGGAACCTGCCGAGCTGCCTCCGGACACCGAGGCCGAGGCCCAGGACCCGGAGGAGCAGGAAGACGACTTCTGGGCTACGTTCCGGTACTGGCTGCGCCTTGTGGCCCTGGCCTCGCTGCCGCTTGTCATCCTGCTGGGCCCGTTGTTGCTGATCCTGCTGGTCAAGGTCCGACGGCGCCGGTCCCGGCGGAAGTCCGGCACACCCTCCCGGCGGGTCGGCGGCGGCTGGAAGGAAGTGGTGAGCCTGGCCACCGATCTCGGCAGCCGCCCGCCCAGCCACGCGACCCGGCGCGAAC is a window of Arthrobacter sp. zg-Y1171 DNA encoding:
- a CDS encoding transglutaminaseTgpA domain-containing protein, with amino-acid sequence MSTNVTGPKAAALLPRLADWALLTAVLTLGILGFGPTFGWYMRFLVAGIGGILLGLGLAEASARLRWGFWATAGAAAGTYVLLGSAFAAPLEAIAGIIPSFASVRVLVLGIVFAWKDLLTIAPPVGLAAGMLVVPFLLGLIGGLVAGLLAWRARRPYWVLAPVLAVFVAGIALGTDEAPLPGIRGAVLIALTMPWLAYRRELGRSTVETITLEGTGPAAAASAGEATRRNLRSASGQPSAAARAARARRLGFGAAVLAAALAASLGTAPLLDQGTDRRVLRDVVEPPVDLFDYPSPLTDFRRYVKDESDTTLFTVEGLPEGQRIRLAALDAYDGVVYTVDPGSNGNFTRVGDARSDLAQTADEDGTKANLKFTVGEYSGAWVPAGGQATGFKVSGDRAADLAAGLYYSEASGTALTVAQLQPGDTYEASVLFPEEPDDAQLAKYRFSSTQLPRVYNDPPILGSKAADYVGDESRPVQRVRRLQQILASEGFFSNGKEGETPSLPGHGAARMLRLMDADQMVGDDEQYAVAMALMARKLGIPARVVMGFYPDWDEVKDPSAPLEITGDDVHAWVEVEFEHVGWVPFFPTPDEDNEPVPPQQQPKSTPKPQVLQPPPPPQEPAELPPDTEAEAQDPEEQEDDFWATFRYWLRLVALASLPLVILLGPLLLILLVKVRRRRSRRKSGTPSRRVGGGWKEVVSLATDLGSRPPSHATRREHAALLQHAFPVTADSTALLARRADAGIFGPGEPSEAEVEEYWKQVEEHLGRLAGSVGFWRRQRARYSPRSLLLDARMWTRRLSPGRWALPSARVSKRTRKPDHFSEPSG